From the genome of Deltaproteobacteria bacterium IMCC39524:
TTTTTCCAGCTCCTTCATTTCCCGCTTCTTATGCAGCAACCCTTGGTCAAGTGCCTGACGACCACCACCTGTCACCTCGCCACGATGGGTCAGGAGGTTGCCATCCTCGGTAACGAGGGTGACACCAAAGGGCAGCTTCTGCGTGAAATAGCCAGTCAGGTCATCAACCAGATAAGCCCCTGAGATCAGTCGGGACACAACCTCCTGGAAGCCACTGCGACCCTTCACCAGGCCAACAAGAGCTGTTCCGCCCGGCATCTCCGGTGCGTCGGCCGCCGGGCTTTCTGGCAGCAGGAAGGTACAACGCCCTTCGTTGTCGCTCAAGTAGGCCAACGCCTGCTGGGTGCTCTCCAGGTTTTCGGGCAGCAAAGCCTGGACACGTTCGCCAAGAACAGCCTCGATAGCCGCCTCGTAACGTGCCGGGACATCGAGGATATCGGCAACCAGACCCTTCATTCGGGCCTTGTGCTGTGCTTCAGAGAGCAGCGCCTTGACGCCGCGACCGTAGCCTTCCAGGTTGCGTTCGAGTTGTTGCAGGGATTCTAGCCGGGAGCGTTGACGGCTCAGCTCTTCACGACGCTGCAGCAGTGCGTTCTCGACCTGCTCGACCTGCTCCTTGAGGAGAACCTGATGTTCCTGCAGCTGTTGACGCTGTACAACCAGATCGCCACGTTCTTTCTCAATAACTTCAAGAGTGTCCGCCAGGCTGCTGCTGTTATTCTGCAGACGCTCAAGCTGGCCGGTCACCGCAACAGCCTCCTGTCGATTACGCTCGCTCAGGTCGGCGAGAACGGCAAGACGCCGATCGGCTTCTTCCTGCTGGCTGCTCATGCGGGTCAGTTCAGCGAGCAGGTGATAAAGCTTCTGTCTCGCCTGCTCCAACTGACGGCCAAGGCTATCTTCCTGCTCAGTCAAATCAAGGAGGACCTCTTCGCTTGCCGCCAGCCTGGCCTCTTCCTCGGCAAAGATACGGCTTTGGTCCTGCTGGTTTTGAAGCAGGTCCTCCTCCTCCTGTACAGAGGAGGAAAAACGCCGTTCGCTATCGGTCAGCTCGACAGCGATCTTTTCCTGCTGACGATCAAGAGTCTCTATTTCTTTCGCACCGAATTCCAGACGGCTTTCAATACGCTGGATCTCAGCGGTCAGATGAAACACCCCGGTCTGGCCCTGGGTCGCTTCCTTATCACGCTCGGCATGAGTTAAACGTGCCTGTTCAAGATCAAGCTCCGCCTGCTCAAGGCGTCGGGTCGCGCTGTCGACCTGTACGGTTTGCTCTTCAGCAGAGCTGCCCACCTGCCGGGCCCTTTCACTCAACTCCGCATGCTGCCGTAAACCAAACTGCAGTTCCAGACCACGCAACTCTTCGCGGAACTCACGGAAACGTTGCGCCCTTTGAGCTTGTCGTTTCAGACTGTTCATTTGCCGCCGCACCTCGCTTACGATGTCACCGAGACGTAACAGGTTCTGACGGGTTGCATCTATTTTTCGGAGAGCGGATTTTTTACGGGCCTTGAACTTGGTGACGCCGGCGGCCTCTTCGATCAGGCTGCGGCGATCTTCGGGCTTGGCATTGATAATCATGCCGATCTTGCCCTGCTCAATGATCGAATAGGCGCGGTTTCCCACACCTGTGTCCATGAAAAGTTCTGTGATATCGAGAAGACGGCAGGAGGACTTGTTCAGCAGGTAATCGCTCTCACCGTTGCGGTAGAGGCGCCGGGTGATCTGGATTTCCGAATATTCACGGAATGCTGCCGGTGCCAGACCGGAAGAATTATCCATAATCAGGGACACTTCGGCCATACCGAGAGGCTTGCGGTTTTCACTCCCGCCGAAGATAACATCTTCCATCAATTTACCGCGCAGGTAGCGGGCGTTCTGTTCACCCATGACCCAGCGAATTGCATCAACAACATTACTCTTGCCGCAGCCGTTCGGGCCAACAATCGAGGTAATGCCATCGTCGAAATCGAGGACGGTGCGCTCGACAAACGACTTAAAACCTGTAATTTCTATACGTTTTATTTTCATTGGGGAGTCGATACTGAAAGGGCGATTGCAGCGCCCAGACCCTCTAACAAACTGTTCAATTCATCGTACCCAGGCAGAATCCACAGACGGGCAGTAATTAGCCGGAGATGTTAGCAAGCTATGCCAGCGGAGTAAAGGAGATTTAATACCTGCTGAGCATGGTTTTTTCACCTCTGCGCAGAGCAGCCTCGCAAACCCGCAACAACTGTGTTAAGAAGAGATTATGACTCAATGGCAAATCAATCTACGGGAAGAAAATCTGCTTCTGCACGAAGCGCTGGCGCTGAGGGTTCCAACGGCGCCTACCGCATTTCTGCGCCAGCTCTGCAAAAAGCAGCGAGTCTCCGTTAACGAGGACACAGCCGAAGCAAGCAGGCTCACCCGCGTCGGCGAGACGATTGCTGTCAAAAACTCACAACGCTGGCTTGAATGTATCGAAAAACTTCCTGTCATGCCCGAGCAGATCCTCTACGAAGACTCAGACTCTATAGTTCTCAACAAGCCAGCCGGCCTGGCCATTCATCGCGCTGTGGGTCATGAAGACAATCTCCTGCACCGCGTTCAGGATTTTTTATCCCTACGCAAAGAGAACTTTCAGGTCTCACCTGTCCATCGTCTCGACATAGGGACCTCAGGGGCGGTTCTGTTTGGCAAGGGTCGCGCGGCAATCAGCAAGTTTGGTCAAATGTTGATTGCGGGCCAGTTCAGCAAAAGGTACCTGGCACTGGTCAGCGGCAAGCTCATCGAGTCCGGAGAGCTTAACAGTGAAGTTCCAGCCAAAGGTAAGATTAAAGAGGCGTTGACCAGATACAAGCCGCTGGCCTCAACAGAAAACTACACTTTGCTGGAGTTAAAACTCATCACCGGCCGACACCATCAGATCAGACATCAGCTGGCAGTCTCGGGCCATCCCATCGTTGGCGACGTCCGTTATCGAGGGGAAGTCATTAATGAGCTTGACCGACCCTTTTTGCACTGCCAGCAGTTGACCTTTCCCCGGTCAAGTGATGAGCGGGCGACTACCGTCAAAGCACCCTTTCCGGAAGGCTTGACGGCATTGCTGGTAGCCCTGCAGTTTGCACCGGAGGCGTTGGAACTGTAATGCGTCAGAGGTTCACTGAACCTCCGACAACAAAAAGAACGATAAATTACGCCACGGCTTAAAAATACAGTTATAATGACGTACATCCCGTTCCTTCAATCTGATTCTCTTTAGGAACTGTTGACGCCAGTTTCAATTTCAACATAAATAACAGGTTTCACACCCAAATGCCCTCAACCAATCTACAGAGCAAAAGAGCACTACATCAGCGCACAGCAGCAAGAACAGCGCTTTTCTACTCTATTTTCGCCTGCCTCTGGATTTACTTCTCCGACACTATTCTGGGGTGGTTCATTAGCGACCCGATCCAACTGACACAGGCCCAGACCATCAAGGGCTGGTTGTTTGTGGGAGTAACGGCAAGCCTGCTTTATTTCTATCTGGCTCACAGTCTACAGAGACTACGCAAAAATGAAGAAGCGCTCGAAGAGGAACGTGACAGAATTCAGGAGGAGATGCAGGATCATATCCATCAACTCAACACCCTCTTCGATTCGATGAACGCCGTTATCTACGTTGCCGACCTGGAGACCTACGAACTACTTTATGTGAATCGCTTTGCCGTCGATTTTTTCGGTCCGGATTGGCAAAAGCGCAAATGCTATCACTACCTGCAGGTCAATATGGATCAACCTTGTGAGTTCTGTACCAATCCACAACTCCTCGACAATGGCGAACCCGGCGATCCGGTGGTGTGGGAGTTTCTCAACACCAAAACGAAACGTTGGTACGAATGCTTCGACAAGGCCATTCGCTGGACCGATGGCCGGCTGGTTCGTCTCGAGGTCGCTCAGGATGTGACCGAGCGCAAGGAGTTAGCAAGGATCAAGGATGAGCTTCTCTCGGCGATGAGTCACGAAATGCGCACACCGTTGACTGCGATCAGCGGCTTTGCCGAACTCCTGCAAGGGGAACAGGATCTTTCAGAGCAGCACAGACGGCACATAAACATTATCTGCCAGGAGACAGAAAAACTAACGGATCTAATCAACAGGTTTCTGGATATCAGGCGACTCAAAACAGACCGGACACGGATCGATTATGAATACCTGTCTATTCGAGAGTTGTTGGAAAAAGTGCAGGCCAATACCCGCGACTGCAAGAAGCATCACGTCATCCAGATCAGCTGCCAGACAGAGGCAGCGATCTACGGCAACCGCAAAGAACTGAACCAGATCATCATACAACTTCTGGAGAACGCCTGTCGCTACTCTCCACAGGGAGGCAAGATCAACCTGACGGCGCAGAGCAATGAACGAGAGGTCTCTATCCGTGTCACTGACCAGGGTGTTGGCATTCCAGAGCATGAGCTGAAATCAATTTTCTCGCCGTTTCACAAGCTCGACACAGGTGATACACGCGAAACAGGAGGAGTGGGTCTCGGACTTTGCCTGGCCAGAGAGATTGTCATTCTACATGGCGGCACGATCAATGCCGAAAGCAAAGTCGGCGAAGGCAGCTCCTTCACGGTTCTCTTGCCGCGATTATCGGAGCAGGAGGCCTTCCTGGAGACCCCTAAGACGATCGCTGAGGACTCATGACGGATCAGCCCTCGCAACCTGTACAGAGCAAACGCCTGCTTCTTTACAGCATCTTGACCATCGCCATTCTGGCAGCGGGCTCGATTGCCTATTTTCTTTTCACCTTTGATCTCAACAATTACCGTAAAAATGCAGAGGAAGAGCTTTCGTTCCTGCTGTCTCTACCCGTTAGCCTGGGAGAAATCAGGTACAACCTGCAGAATGCCAACCTGGCCCTACATATCGACGGGTTACAGCTCGGGGATGAGAGCTCAAAGTTTCGGGTTGAGACAGAAAAGGCCCTGCTGACTCTGCGTTGGAGGGGGCTCCTTGAGCGCGAGTTCGAGTTTGGCAAAATCAGTCTGCTACAGCCGCAAGTCCTCATCAAAACGGCAGCCAACAAACCTCCCGGCGACAATAACCACTCACAGCAAGCATCACAAGAAATTGACCAGGAATTTTTACAGATATTCAGCATAGCAGCCCTGGAGGTCATCGACGGCACCTTGGTGCTTGAGTCAGAAGAAACCGATCTGACGATTCAACGCTTCGAGTTCAGCGAGTTCAATGCGGAGGTCACCGACGTTCGGCTCAACAATACATTCCAGTTTGACATCAAAGGGCAACTATCTCTGCCCACCCAGGAGGGAAAAAGCCCCTGCCGGCTACAAGGGGAAGGCGGCTTGCGAATTGACGACAGCCAGAGGCTGGAGCCCTATTTCGACTTCGACCTGGAGGCAAAAAATCTTGAACTCGCAAGCCTCCGAGAGGCCATGGCCAAACAAGCAAATAAAGAGTTCATCAAAGGGACAAGTGATCTATACCTGCATTTAGCAGGGACTCCAAGTGAAGAGGTCGATTTTCAAATCAGCCTATCTTCAAACAACATGACCATACATCCCAATACCGATGACGCGGAGCCGATTCCCCTGAACAATCTGATCGCCAATGGCCGTTTGCATCTTCAGGGAGAGCACCCCGGTATCAAGGGCCTTTCCTTACAGGTCGATGACTCCAGGCTGGCTGGAGAGCTCAACTGGTCACCACGGTCAGAGCCCTTCTCGGCAAGGGTTACAATTTTTAACGGCAGCCTGCCAATTCCAGCCATCAAACGCTGGCTTCCGGGCAATCAGAAAGCTCTGCAACAAGTTCGTCAGCAACTTAAGGAACAAGGCTTCGCAGAGATCAGGCAGGCGCAGATCCTCTTCCAGGAGAAACGCGGGCAAGGACAAGAATGGTACCTTGAGACAATCCAGGGAACTTTATTAAATATCGGCTGGACCATGCAGAAAGGTCCTGATGCCGAGCTCGAATCCTTAGCCTTCGACATAAACGGCGACAAATGGCAAATCGATAATGGCAAGGGCAGGCTCGGTTCGACCCAATTGACCATCGAGGGTGCCGGTGAACTCGGCACAGAGAATCTGGTTCTATCCAGGCTGGATGTGAACGGAAAGATGCAGATTGAAACTTTCCTGGAAGAGTGGCAAATCCGGCAGGACCTTGTGCAAACAAGTGGCGAGATCGAGATAAAAGGTCACATCGAAGGGCCTCTGGACCGACTCAACCTGGACCTGCAGGCCGACCTGTCGCAGCTCAACATCAAACACTCTTCAGGGCTTGAGTTACCGCCTAGCGCAGAAGACCATTTGGCGCTGCACAGCACTATAACACCGCAAAAGATCAGCCTCGACCATGGTTCTCTTACCTGGTCCTCCCTCAAAGGACATGTCTCGGGCAGCTACCTGCCAGAAGAACCAGAAAGTCTTGCGATTGATGCCCTCCTGACCCTTAACGAACTTGCTCACGTGACTGACAGCTTACCACTTCTGAAAAAGCTGCAACTGCATGGCCAGGCTGATCTGAGCATCAGTCAACGTGGGCGACCACAAGACAATCGCCCAGAGATGATTCTGACCTTGCGTGATGCCGGGTTGCACGCGACGAGATTCATTGCCGACCTAAGCCATATCAACGGGCGCATCAAATTCACTGAAACCGGCATGCTCGCCGAAAATCTCCAGGTTCACCTTGGCAAGTCGCCCCTCACGGTACAGGCTCAGGTCATCGACTTCGCCGAACCACGCCTGCTTCTCGATGCAAAAGCGAAAGCGATCCACGCCAGCGACCTGATCTTCAATTCCGAAAAAGCGCTGCTGCGTGATGTTGATGGTCACCTGGAAATCGACCGTGACGGGCTTACTTTTGCACCCGTTGATGTTCGTCTCGATGGCGGGACGAATGCTTCGGTACAAGGAACGATTTCTTTCCATCCGCCTTATGATGTATTGCTCGAAATCACCTCCGATTTTGCCAACGTCGGCGAGATCGTCGGATTATGGACAGGCCACACTACCAAGCCAAAAGAGCACTTCGAGGCAGAAGACAAGAGTACTCAAGCAACGAGTCGCGTCAAAATCAAGGCACAGGCAAAAAGCGGCAATTTATACGGAATGAATTTTCACAACGCGACAGCAACAATCACGCCCACCCGCGAACGCCTGATCATCCACCCTCTTCACTTCTCGGTCGGAGACGGCTCCTGCGATGCACAGGTGATCACAGACTTTTCGACTATTGACCAAGCGACCATGCTGAGAGTCACGGGGCATGCCGAGGACGTGGATGCTCTTGAAGTCTACCGTGAACTGCTTAACCAGAGGAATATTCTGCGCGGCAAACTTGACGGGGACTTTTTCATCAACGGCGAAATCGGTGCTCGCTACCTGCCCTCGTCCTACGGCAATTTCAATATTCAGGTTCATGACGGCGTCCTGCATGAATTCCCGGTGTTGAGCAAGATCTTCTCCCTGTTGAATGTCTCCCAGTTATTTGCCTTGCAACTACCAGACATGGATTTAGAAGGCATGCCGTTCAATAAACTGACGGCCCACTTCAAACTGGATAAAGGCATCCTTGCAACAGAGGATTTAAAAATTGAAAGTGAGGCGATGAACCAATCGTACCAGGGGGAGTTAAATCTGGTGGACAAGACTGCGGATTATTCTGTCGCTATTCATCCTCTCGGCACGGTCGACAAGATCGTCTCAAGAGTCCCGATCGCAGGGTGGCTCTTAA
Proteins encoded in this window:
- a CDS encoding AsmA-like C-terminal domain-containing protein, yielding MTDQPSQPVQSKRLLLYSILTIAILAAGSIAYFLFTFDLNNYRKNAEEELSFLLSLPVSLGEIRYNLQNANLALHIDGLQLGDESSKFRVETEKALLTLRWRGLLEREFEFGKISLLQPQVLIKTAANKPPGDNNHSQQASQEIDQEFLQIFSIAALEVIDGTLVLESEETDLTIQRFEFSEFNAEVTDVRLNNTFQFDIKGQLSLPTQEGKSPCRLQGEGGLRIDDSQRLEPYFDFDLEAKNLELASLREAMAKQANKEFIKGTSDLYLHLAGTPSEEVDFQISLSSNNMTIHPNTDDAEPIPLNNLIANGRLHLQGEHPGIKGLSLQVDDSRLAGELNWSPRSEPFSARVTIFNGSLPIPAIKRWLPGNQKALQQVRQQLKEQGFAEIRQAQILFQEKRGQGQEWYLETIQGTLLNIGWTMQKGPDAELESLAFDINGDKWQIDNGKGRLGSTQLTIEGAGELGTENLVLSRLDVNGKMQIETFLEEWQIRQDLVQTSGEIEIKGHIEGPLDRLNLDLQADLSQLNIKHSSGLELPPSAEDHLALHSTITPQKISLDHGSLTWSSLKGHVSGSYLPEEPESLAIDALLTLNELAHVTDSLPLLKKLQLHGQADLSISQRGRPQDNRPEMILTLRDAGLHATRFIADLSHINGRIKFTETGMLAENLQVHLGKSPLTVQAQVIDFAEPRLLLDAKAKAIHASDLIFNSEKALLRDVDGHLEIDRDGLTFAPVDVRLDGGTNASVQGTISFHPPYDVLLEITSDFANVGEIVGLWTGHTTKPKEHFEAEDKSTQATSRVKIKAQAKSGNLYGMNFHNATATITPTRERLIIHPLHFSVGDGSCDAQVITDFSTIDQATMLRVTGHAEDVDALEVYRELLNQRNILRGKLDGDFFINGEIGARYLPSSYGNFNIQVHDGVLHEFPVLSKIFSLLNVSQLFALQLPDMDLEGMPFNKLTAHFKLDKGILATEDLKIESEAMNQSYQGELNLVDKTADYSVAIHPLGTVDKIVSRVPIAGWLLTGEDRALLTAHFSVKGKFGDHSVSAMPLDTLTEPTIGLLRRALGLPFKLLEDPQILWGGDGTRNEPEEK
- the smc gene encoding chromosome segregation protein SMC, which encodes MKIKRIEITGFKSFVERTVLDFDDGITSIVGPNGCGKSNVVDAIRWVMGEQNARYLRGKLMEDVIFGGSENRKPLGMAEVSLIMDNSSGLAPAAFREYSEIQITRRLYRNGESDYLLNKSSCRLLDITELFMDTGVGNRAYSIIEQGKIGMIINAKPEDRRSLIEEAAGVTKFKARKKSALRKIDATRQNLLRLGDIVSEVRRQMNSLKRQAQRAQRFREFREELRGLELQFGLRQHAELSERARQVGSSAEEQTVQVDSATRRLEQAELDLEQARLTHAERDKEATQGQTGVFHLTAEIQRIESRLEFGAKEIETLDRQQEKIAVELTDSERRFSSSVQEEEDLLQNQQDQSRIFAEEEARLAASEEVLLDLTEQEDSLGRQLEQARQKLYHLLAELTRMSSQQEEADRRLAVLADLSERNRQEAVAVTGQLERLQNNSSSLADTLEVIEKERGDLVVQRQQLQEHQVLLKEQVEQVENALLQRREELSRQRSRLESLQQLERNLEGYGRGVKALLSEAQHKARMKGLVADILDVPARYEAAIEAVLGERVQALLPENLESTQQALAYLSDNEGRCTFLLPESPAADAPEMPGGTALVGLVKGRSGFQEVVSRLISGAYLVDDLTGYFTQKLPFGVTLVTEDGNLLTHRGEVTGGGRQALDQGLLHKKREMKELEKQVKTLDVEVNSLNQRRETLRDEAQATEISLRRTEQELHHQDIRVVDSRKDLDGLQQEDTRLQERIEILSLEEEQLHEEHETLQKTLRTSTDTRVSSEGEKRELEALVTRLQKELQALREQGNEARQGVTTLKVSLASLREREESSRNSLERLGRLREELSQRQVALNQDAVEGVEKQAALRREAEELKVEMEVLYRKRVEQEGSLAGLRERFEESRQEIERREGELKQLRSKAQELREGLASRQMQSRELQLEIEHMQQAFLGRHRIDLTDPEVADSFDAAFDEVAAVERRDYLQRRIDDIGEVNLMAIDEFQELEERYTFLSEQQEDLQTSLEGLQAAISKINRTTRKRFRETFDLVNERFRVLFPQLFNGGQAELVLTDENDLLETGIEVVAQPPGKKLQNVTLLSGGEKALTAVAMIFSIFQIKPSPFCLLDEVDAPLDDANIGRFNEIVATMAKTSQFIIITHNKRTMEIADNLYGITMEEPGMSKLVSVCMKEVA
- a CDS encoding ATP-binding protein, with product MPSTNLQSKRALHQRTAARTALFYSIFACLWIYFSDTILGWFISDPIQLTQAQTIKGWLFVGVTASLLYFYLAHSLQRLRKNEEALEEERDRIQEEMQDHIHQLNTLFDSMNAVIYVADLETYELLYVNRFAVDFFGPDWQKRKCYHYLQVNMDQPCEFCTNPQLLDNGEPGDPVVWEFLNTKTKRWYECFDKAIRWTDGRLVRLEVAQDVTERKELARIKDELLSAMSHEMRTPLTAISGFAELLQGEQDLSEQHRRHINIICQETEKLTDLINRFLDIRRLKTDRTRIDYEYLSIRELLEKVQANTRDCKKHHVIQISCQTEAAIYGNRKELNQIIIQLLENACRYSPQGGKINLTAQSNEREVSIRVTDQGVGIPEHELKSIFSPFHKLDTGDTRETGGVGLGLCLAREIVILHGGTINAESKVGEGSSFTVLLPRLSEQEAFLETPKTIAEDS
- a CDS encoding RNA pseudouridine synthase; the encoded protein is MTQWQINLREENLLLHEALALRVPTAPTAFLRQLCKKQRVSVNEDTAEASRLTRVGETIAVKNSQRWLECIEKLPVMPEQILYEDSDSIVLNKPAGLAIHRAVGHEDNLLHRVQDFLSLRKENFQVSPVHRLDIGTSGAVLFGKGRAAISKFGQMLIAGQFSKRYLALVSGKLIESGELNSEVPAKGKIKEALTRYKPLASTENYTLLELKLITGRHHQIRHQLAVSGHPIVGDVRYRGEVINELDRPFLHCQQLTFPRSSDERATTVKAPFPEGLTALLVALQFAPEALEL